In Grus americana isolate bGruAme1 chromosome 19, bGruAme1.mat, whole genome shotgun sequence, the following are encoded in one genomic region:
- the NIPSNAP2 gene encoding protein NipSnap homolog 2, whose amino-acid sequence MAARVLLRRSLAGASAVPRLPPSGGLALRGLVSSASRPREDSWLKSLFVRKVDPRKDAHSNLLAKRETSSLYKLQIHNVKPECLEAYNKICQEVLPKIHEEKHYPCALVGTWNTWYGEQDQAVHLWRYEGGYPALNEVMSKLRQNKEFTEFRKERGNMLLSRKNQLLLEFSFWNEPVPREGPNIYELRSYQLRPGTMIEWGNYWARAIRFRQDNNEAVGGFFSQIGQLYMVHHLWAYKDLQTREDIRNAAWHKPGWDELVYYTVPLIQEMESRIMIPLKISPLQ is encoded by the exons ATGGCGGCGCGAGTGCTGCTGCGGCGGAGCCTGGCGGGAGCCAGCGCCGTGCCGCGTCTCCCGCCCAGCGGTGGCCTGGCCCTCAG GGGGCTGGTTTCTTCAGCTAGCAGACCTCGTGAAGACAGTTGGTTAAAATCGCTGTTTGTTCGCAAAGTCGATCCAAGGAAAGATGCTCACTCCAACCTTCTAGCCAAAAGAGAGACCAGCAGTCTGTATAAACTACAGA TTCACAACGTAAAACCAGAATGTCTGGAGGCCTACAACAAGATTTG TCAAGAGGTGCTGCCAAAGattcatgaagaaaaacactACCCATGTGCACTGGTTGGGACTTGGAACACGTGGTACGGAGAGCAAGATCAGGCTG ttcatCTGTGGAGATATGAGGGAGGCTATCCAGCCCTCAATGAAGTCATGAGTAAACTCCGTCAAAATAAG GAATTCACAGAGTTTCGCAAAGAAAGAGGTAACATGCTTCTCTCGCGCAAGAACCAATTATTGTTGGAGTTTAGTTTCTGGAATGAACCTGTTCCCAGAGAGGGGCCTAATATTTATGAACTGAGATCCTATCAACTTAGA ccTGGAACAATGATCGAGTGGGGAAATTACTG GGCTCGTGCAATTCGTTTCCGACAGGATAATAATGAAGCAGTTGGAGGATTTTTCTCACAAATTGGGCAGCTGTATATGGTTCATCACCTCTGGG CTTACAAAGATCTCCAAACCAGAGAAGATATAAGGAACGCTGCATGGCATAAACCTGGCTGGGATGAACTAGTCTATTACACAG tgcccCTTATTCAGGAAATGGAGTCCAGAATCATGATACCATTGAAGATTTCTCCGCTTCAGTAA
- the MRPS17 gene encoding 28S ribosomal protein S17, mitochondrial yields MSVPRGAVHAKWIVGKVIGTKMQKTAKVRVTRLVLDPYLLKFFNKRKTYFAHDPLQQCVVGDIVLLKALPERRSKHVKHELAEIVFKVGNVIDPITGRPCAGTRFLENLSDSENLTEADATYLSEKLQELKVCSTDK; encoded by the exons ATGTCTGTACCACGTGGAGCTGTTCATGCAAAATGGATAGTAGGGAAAGTAATAGGAaccaaaatgcagaaaactgcTAAAGTGAGAGTGACGAGGCTTGTGCTAGATCCATACTTACTAAAG tTCTTTAACAAACGAAAAACCTATTTTGCCCATGATCCGTTGCAGCAGTGTGTTGTTGGAGACATTGTTCTTCTGAAAGCTTTGCCTGAGCGAAGGAGCAAACATGTGAAACATGAACTTGCTGAAATTGTTTTCAAGGTTGGAAATGTCATAGATCCAATAACAGGAAGGCCCTGCGCGGGAACCAGATTCCTTGAAAATCTGTCGGACTCGGAAAATCTGACAGAGGCAGATGCTACCTACCTAAGTGAAAAACTTCAGGAACTTAAAGTTTGTTCAACAGAcaaatag